In Flavobacterium praedii, the DNA window CAGGAATTGGATCAAATGTTAGTATTTCATTTGGGACTATTCTACCATCTTCCAAAGTGATGTTTTTACCATTTTTTAAATTCTGATAATAACAGGTTTCTATTTCATAAGATTGTATTGCTTTCATATTGAGTCCACGTTCACCAATTTTTTCTTGAAATAAAAAACCGTTGGTATATACGCGATGTCTTAATGCAATTGTCTTGACTATTACTTTATCATCTTCATAGATAATTTCACTTTTCTTTGATTCCAATTCATGAAAAAACAATTGATAATTTGTCCATGAATTGGACAATCGCAACTGCAAATCAATTATTTCTTTGATTCCTTTTGGTCCATAAATATGCAAATCATTTGTTCTCCCCAGAAGGGCAAAAGTAGAAATCAAACCGATTAAACCAAAAAAATGATCTCCATGCAAATGAGAAATAAAAACATGATTGATTTTTGAAAACTTCAATTTGTTTTTACGCAATTGCACCTGAGTTCCTTCACCACAATCAATCAAAAAAAGTCTGTTTTTAATTTCTAAAACCTGTGAAGTAGGATTGGTCAATGTACGAGGAGTTGCGGCATAACAGCCAAGAATTGTTAGTTTCAAATTTATTTTTTAGAGTTAAAAAAGTTCAAATTGGAATATATTTTTGAAAACACCTTTTTATTCAATTATTTAATGATGAGAACAAAAAGGTCTTGAATGACCGCAAGTGCGTGAGGGATAGAGCAAGGCGCCAAAGCGCTCGTGATAGCCCGACCGCATTGAGAAAAGGGGCTGAATGAGCGGTTTATATATTAAGCCCCTTTTCTCAATACGTTCACGCCCAAATAATTATATTTTAAAATAATAAGGTATTAACTGTTTTTTAGACTTTTTAAAAACCCAAATCTCTTTCAATTTCATCCATTTCAATTAAATCTTGCGCTTCCAATTGAGTAGGAACAACGATTATAGACATAGGAACTTTGTTGTAATCAATATCGCTAACAACAAAAACAATTGATTTTTTTTCTTTTTTATGTTTTTTGGCTAAATCAGAAAAGATTTTGATTGATTTTACATCCACTGATTTGTCATGTGAGATATCTAAAATAAGATTATGCTCTTTGAAACTATTGTACTGGCTATTTATTTTATCTAAAAATGCCACAATATCTCCTTCGGTATCTTTAATTATAACCGTATGACCTTTTGTTGTTACTTTCATTGATATTGTGTTTAATGGTATTTTTTATTGAAGTTTTGAAGCCAATAGATAAATGACTGCCATCCTGATTGCCACTCCATTTTCTACCTGATTTAAAATTACAGATTGTTGAGAATCGGCTACATCGCTAGTAATCTCAACACCTCGATTAATAGGTCCTGGGTGCATAATTACAATTTCTTTATCGAGAGAATTTAATAAATCTTTATCTACTCCATATTGCTGTGCATACTCCCTTGTTGATGGAAAAAAATTAACATCCATTCTTTCATTCTGCACTCTTAACATATTTGCTACATCACACCATTCTAGCGCCTTACGTAAATTAGGTTCTACAGTTACTCCAAGTGATTCGATGTATCTTGGGATAAGGGTTTTGGGACCACATACTTTAACTTCGGCGCCTTGCATTTGCAAAGCATAAATATTAGATAGTGCTACTCTAGAGTGTAAAATATCTCCAACGATTACTACTTTTTTACCAGCCACATCGCCTAACTTTTCTCTAATGGAATAACTATCCAATAATGCTTGTGTGGGATGTTCATGAGCTCCATCGCCTGCATTTACAATACTTGCCTTTACATTTTTGGACAAAAAATAGGCGGCTCCAGGATTGGAATGTCTCATGACAACCATATCCACTTTCATCGATAGAATATTGTTTACGGTATCTATTAAGGTTTCACCTTTTTTTACTGAAGATTGAGCTGCAGAGAAACTAATAACGTCTGCTGATAATCTTTTTTGTGCCAATTCAAACGATAATTTTGTTCGGGTACTATTTTCAAAAAATATATTAGCAATAGTAATATCTCTTAAGGAAGGCACTTTCTTAATTGGACGGTTTATGACTTCTTTAAAATGATCGGCTGTTTCAAATATTAGGTTAATATCATTTTCATTAATGTACTTAATTCCTAATAAATGATTTACACTTAATTCGCTCATTATTATTTTATTTTCAGATTTTAATTTTATGCAAGTGAATTTGAAATGGAGGTATAAAAACCAGATTAATTGGTTAACAAATACACCCCATCTTCTCCATCTTGTTCTGTCCAACACACTTTGACCTTTTCT includes these proteins:
- a CDS encoding ribonuclease Z, producing the protein MKLTILGCYAATPRTLTNPTSQVLEIKNRLFLIDCGEGTQVQLRKNKLKFSKINHVFISHLHGDHFFGLIGLISTFALLGRTNDLHIYGPKGIKEIIDLQLRLSNSWTNYQLFFHELESKKSEIIYEDDKVIVKTIALRHRVYTNGFLFQEKIGERGLNMKAIQSYEIETCYYQNLKNGKNITLEDGRIVPNEILTFDPIPALSYAFCSDTKYSEDVIPLIENVTVLYHESTFLQSEESLASKTMHSTAKEAAKIALKANANQLILGHYSTRYDSIQLFKEEAETVFKNVLLADDGKSFEF
- a CDS encoding aspartate carbamoyltransferase catalytic subunit — its product is MSELSVNHLLGIKYINENDINLIFETADHFKEVINRPIKKVPSLRDITIANIFFENSTRTKLSFELAQKRLSADVISFSAAQSSVKKGETLIDTVNNILSMKVDMVVMRHSNPGAAYFLSKNVKASIVNAGDGAHEHPTQALLDSYSIREKLGDVAGKKVVIVGDILHSRVALSNIYALQMQGAEVKVCGPKTLIPRYIESLGVTVEPNLRKALEWCDVANMLRVQNERMDVNFFPSTREYAQQYGVDKDLLNSLDKEIVIMHPGPINRGVEITSDVADSQQSVILNQVENGVAIRMAVIYLLASKLQ
- a CDS encoding ribonuclease Z, with translation MKVTTKGHTVIIKDTEGDIVAFLDKINSQYNSFKEHNLILDISHDKSVDVKSIKIFSDLAKKHKKEKKSIVFVVSDIDYNKVPMSIIVVPTQLEAQDLIEMDEIERDLGF